A genomic segment from Nitratiruptor sp. YY08-10 encodes:
- the dapF gene encoding diaminopimelate epimerase, with protein sequence MQLVKYSASGNDFILYHAFVKKDRSEVAKMLCHRHEGIGADGLIVLLPHSKYDFEWQFYNADGSEAEMCGNGSRAAAHYAYSFGLASDKMRFLTLAGVIEASVEGDVVESQLTKPKILDREIEENGKRWWLIDTGVPHLVTFVEDLEQFDKNESRRLRKKYNANVNYGIIRDLENIGVRTYERGVEDETLACGTGMAATFLRAFQEGVVNPTVTVIPKSGEELQLRYENEKLFFKGRVKKVFETFKEGIW encoded by the coding sequence ATGCAGTTAGTTAAATATAGTGCAAGCGGAAACGATTTTATTCTTTATCATGCATTTGTAAAAAAAGATAGAAGCGAAGTTGCAAAAATGCTTTGTCACAGACACGAAGGCATAGGAGCGGATGGGCTAATCGTCCTTTTGCCCCACAGCAAGTATGATTTTGAGTGGCAGTTTTACAATGCGGATGGCAGTGAGGCTGAAATGTGCGGCAATGGGAGCAGAGCAGCGGCTCATTATGCCTACAGCTTTGGATTGGCTTCAGATAAAATGCGCTTTTTGACATTGGCCGGTGTGATTGAGGCAAGTGTTGAAGGGGATGTGGTAGAGTCTCAGCTTACCAAGCCAAAAATTTTGGATCGTGAGATTGAAGAAAACGGAAAACGTTGGTGGCTTATCGATACGGGTGTGCCGCATCTCGTTACGTTTGTAGAAGATTTGGAACAGTTCGATAAAAATGAGTCAAGAAGACTTAGAAAAAAATATAATGCTAATGTAAATTATGGTATAATTCGGGATTTGGAAAATATAGGGGTTCGCACCTATGAAAGAGGTGTGGAAGATGAGACCCTTGCGTGTGGAACCGGAATGGCAGCAACCTTTTTGCGAGCCTTTCAAGAAGGGGTTGTAAACCCTACGGTTACGGTAATTCCAAAAAGTGGAGAAGAGTTGCAGCTTCGATACGAAAATGAAAAGCTCTTCTTCAAGGGAAGAGTGAAAAAAGTGTTTGAAACCTTTAAGGAGGGTATTTGGTAA
- a CDS encoding glucosaminidase domain-containing protein produces MVRRVFVVLAFLATFAIAGLPQWYYSIKNTKIQKEEFFRILKPLVEKENQKVLMERAFIIAYFRYKKSHKEISVPLQEKFEAIVKKYRIKNRENMEEFLQKIDAIPVSLVLAQAALESGWGKSRFAKEANNLFGEWTYGKRGLVPKNRKPGQKHKIRIFNSIQDSIASYMLNLNRHAAYKEFRMARYLARKAGKQFSGLQAAMTMEHYSGIGERYNYLVRSIIKKHALHRMEERATHITAL; encoded by the coding sequence TTGGTAAGAAGAGTATTTGTAGTACTTGCATTTTTGGCAACATTCGCAATAGCGGGTCTGCCACAGTGGTACTACTCGATCAAAAATACAAAGATACAAAAAGAGGAGTTTTTCCGTATTTTAAAACCTCTTGTGGAAAAAGAGAACCAAAAAGTTCTTATGGAGCGAGCCTTTATCATAGCCTATTTCCGATATAAAAAGAGTCATAAAGAGATCTCTGTGCCGTTACAGGAAAAATTTGAGGCAATCGTGAAAAAATATCGCATCAAAAACAGAGAAAACATGGAAGAGTTCTTGCAAAAAATAGATGCGATACCGGTTTCATTAGTGTTGGCTCAAGCCGCATTGGAAAGTGGTTGGGGAAAAAGTCGGTTTGCCAAAGAGGCCAACAACCTATTTGGAGAGTGGACTTATGGGAAAAGGGGGCTTGTACCTAAAAACAGAAAGCCCGGTCAGAAACACAAGATACGAATTTTCAACTCCATTCAAGACTCTATTGCCTCGTATATGCTTAATCTCAACAGACATGCAGCCTATAAAGAGTTCCGAATGGCAAGGTATTTGGCAAGGAAGGCTGGGAAACAGTTTTCAGGACTACAGGCAGCTATGACAATGGAACACTACTCTGGGATCGGGGAGAGATACAACTATCTTGTCCGATCCATCATCAAAAAACATGCTTTGCACAGAATGGAAGAGAGAGCCACGCATATCACGGCTCTTTGA
- the prfA gene encoding peptide chain release factor 1 has product MLKEKLQPFIQRYDEINELLSSPEITQDIKKMTALSKEQSEIEPIVDKAKEYFHVLEAIEENRSLIEDEELGELAKEELKELEPKKEQLEEEIKVLLIPKDPNDEKDIYLEIRAGTGGEEAALFASDLFKAYARYAEKKGWKVEIVSSSESDSGGYKEIIAKIKGQGVYSRLKYEAGTHRVQRVPETESQGRIHTSAVTVAIMPEVDDVDVEINPNDLKIDVYRSSGHGGQSVNTTDSAVRITHIPTGIVVAMQDEKSQHKNKEKALKILKARIFEKRMREQQEALAKDRKEQVGSGDRSERIRTYNFPQNRVTDHRIGLTLYKLEEIMQGELDQIIEPLITHYQAQKIQEAGL; this is encoded by the coding sequence ATGCTGAAAGAAAAACTCCAGCCATTTATTCAGCGCTACGATGAGATCAACGAACTTCTAAGCTCTCCTGAAATTACACAAGACATCAAAAAAATGACAGCTCTATCGAAAGAGCAGTCCGAGATAGAACCAATTGTCGATAAAGCAAAAGAGTACTTTCATGTTCTTGAAGCAATAGAAGAAAACAGATCATTGATAGAAGATGAAGAGCTTGGAGAGCTTGCCAAAGAGGAGCTCAAAGAACTTGAACCAAAAAAAGAGCAGCTTGAAGAGGAGATCAAAGTTCTTTTGATTCCAAAAGACCCCAACGATGAAAAAGATATCTATCTTGAAATCAGAGCCGGAACCGGAGGGGAAGAGGCAGCACTCTTTGCATCCGATCTTTTTAAAGCCTATGCACGCTATGCTGAAAAAAAGGGCTGGAAAGTAGAAATTGTAAGCTCTAGCGAGAGTGATTCGGGTGGATACAAAGAGATCATCGCAAAAATAAAGGGACAAGGGGTCTACAGTAGGCTCAAATATGAAGCGGGAACCCACAGAGTCCAAAGAGTTCCTGAAACGGAATCTCAAGGACGTATTCACACCTCTGCTGTAACGGTTGCTATCATGCCAGAAGTAGATGATGTGGATGTAGAAATCAACCCAAACGATCTCAAAATCGATGTCTACCGCTCCAGTGGTCATGGCGGACAATCTGTAAACACAACCGACAGCGCCGTTCGTATCACCCATATTCCTACAGGTATTGTTGTCGCGATGCAGGACGAAAAGAGTCAGCACAAAAACAAAGAGAAGGCTCTCAAAATCTTAAAAGCCAGGATTTTTGAAAAAAGAATGCGAGAGCAGCAAGAAGCTTTGGCAAAAGACAGAAAAGAGCAGGTTGGAAGCGGTGACAGAAGCGAACGGATACGAACCTACAATTTTCCTCAAAACAGGGTTACAGACCACCGAATCGGGCTAACACTCTATAAGCTCGAAGAGATTATGCAAGGAGAACTCGATCAAATCATCGAACCTCTCATTACACACTATCAAGCGCAAAAAATCCAAGAAGCAGGGTTATAA
- the rpsT gene encoding 30S ribosomal protein S20, with translation MANHKSALKRVRQTKKRTERNRFYRTRMKNIIKDVKEAVASGNKEAAIEALKVANKRIHEYVSKGIIKKNNAARKVSKLHKLVNSMNEAA, from the coding sequence ATGGCAAATCATAAATCCGCACTCAAAAGAGTTCGCCAGACAAAAAAGAGAACAGAACGAAATAGATTCTACCGCACACGAATGAAAAACATCATCAAAGATGTAAAAGAAGCGGTAGCAAGTGGCAACAAAGAAGCAGCAATCGAAGCATTGAAAGTAGCGAACAAACGAATTCATGAATATGTAAGCAAAGGTATCATCAAGAAAAACAACGCTGCAAGAAAAGTTTCAAAGCTTCATAAACTTGTAAATTCCATGAACGAGGCGGCGTAA